GCTTGCCGAGCCGCACGATTCGTAGCGTCACCCGGTCGGCGCTGGTCCCGAGGCTTACGTCGGCACCGAGGCCTTTGCCGAGCAGCGCCTTGCCGGCTGGGGACACAATGGAGACGCGGCCATTCGCGGCGTCCGCTTCGAGCGCCCCGACCAGGGTCAGACCCTCCTCGGCGCCGTCCTCGTACCGGACGGTGACGTGCGAGCCCGGCTGGACCCTCGCGGGTGGCGGGCCGTCGCCGATCACCTGCGCCGTCGCCAGCAAGCCTTCCAGCTCGACGATGCGCGCGTCAATCGAATCGAGTTCGGCCTGTGCGAACGCCACGGTACGGTCGTGCGCGGCAGGATCGAGGAACAGTGCGCACGCTGGAGCTGTCGGGCGACATCAGGACGACGGCTGCTCCGCAGGGCGGCCAGCCCGCCGCTAACCTGCTCGAAGCCCTCGCGCGTCAGTTGGACGCCCGGTGCTGGTGCTGTTGGTGCTGCTGCTGGTCGACTGTTCATGGTTGGCACCTCATCGTGTCGCCGGACCGGAGGAGCGTCTTACGCGTAGTAGCAGCCGTTTCCGTCCGCGACGGTTCGACCACTGGCGATGAAGTTCCTGGCCGCTCGCACGTCTCCACCCGACGAGATGTCTGCCTGGCTGAGGGTGCTGGTCGAGATCGGCCCATCCGCAGTGACCCCACCATCTGAGCGAATACCGCCAGGACCCACATGAAGGCGAGCTTGCGGCGCCGTCTGTCCGATACCCACATTCCCGGTCGGACCGACGTAGAGGCGCCAACTCCCCGCGATCACGTCCAGAAGGCCAAATTCCTGCTGCGTCCCCAGGTACGCTCCCGAGCCGAACTGCCAGGCCGGCGTACCATCAATCTTGCGGAACTGGATGACGGAGCTAAACGGGATGGAGGCGTTTCCAGCGTCGAGGAGCAGCGGGAATTGATCGCCCGACTTCAGCCGCGTGCTGCCTTGTACGTCCAGCTTGTACGACGGCGGCGAGCTCGTCCCCGTCCCGATGCCAACGTTGCCAGTGCTCGGCTGCAACACCACGCTCGTCGAGCCGGCGGTGTAGTTCGAGTTGATATAGAGGTTGCCGTGCAGGCTGCCCTGCAGCGCCAGCATCGCATCGCCGGCGGTGAGGCCGTAGTG
This DNA window, taken from Chloroflexota bacterium, encodes the following:
- a CDS encoding GreA/GreB family elongation factor, whose amino-acid sequence is MAFAQAELDSIDARIVELEGLLATAQVIGDGPPPARVQPGSHVTVRYEDGAEEGLTLVGALEADAANGRVSIVSPAGKALLGKGLGADVSLGTSADRVTLRIVRLGKPDPAEPGQAAEPGVRGGQP